Proteins encoded by one window of Porphyromonas vaginalis:
- a CDS encoding 4-phosphoerythronate dehydrogenase, translating to MSLRIVVDSSIPYMADGMPLGVEARYLPSGEITAEAVADADALMIRSVTRCDRTLLEGSAVRLITSATAGFDHIDTEYCREAGIRWFNAPGCNAASVAQYVLTAISRIALEQGLAPEDITLGIIGTGHTGGRVYQRAKALGMRTLLYDSPLVAAYDEHPDWQSYLEKLDRNGLPRPYLADDMPALRDSYVDLETLLASATMITCHVPLTKGGAHPTYHLVDDTFLRNAQQRPWLINACRGSVVDTPALVRALDDKAVAGAVIDCWEGEPHIAQPLLDRVFIGTPHIAGFSVHGKAQGAVQSLRHLCDFFNLSDTRIALAHPRPVAEPYIDLSGCEPWQIPWRAMIHTLDLPAIMKRLVASPDTFEQQRVHYQHPYEPRDYTVRGVPASVRSALTALGFYERRS from the coding sequence ATGTCCCTGCGAATAGTTGTAGATAGTTCTATCCCCTACATGGCCGACGGTATGCCCCTCGGGGTCGAGGCGCGCTACCTGCCGAGTGGCGAGATTACGGCCGAAGCGGTCGCTGATGCTGATGCCCTGATGATCCGTAGCGTGACGCGTTGTGATCGCACCCTCCTGGAGGGGAGTGCTGTACGTCTGATCACCTCAGCGACGGCGGGCTTTGACCATATAGATACCGAGTACTGCCGTGAGGCGGGCATTCGCTGGTTCAACGCCCCTGGGTGCAACGCTGCCTCTGTGGCGCAGTATGTCCTGACGGCTATCTCTCGTATCGCACTAGAGCAGGGATTGGCTCCTGAGGATATAACCCTCGGGATCATTGGCACGGGACATACCGGCGGACGGGTCTATCAGCGCGCCAAAGCACTCGGCATGCGAACGCTCCTCTACGATTCGCCTCTCGTGGCGGCTTACGATGAGCACCCTGACTGGCAGAGCTATCTGGAGAAGTTGGATCGCAACGGACTACCACGTCCTTACCTTGCGGACGATATGCCAGCTCTACGAGATAGCTATGTAGATCTAGAGACGCTCCTCGCCTCGGCTACGATGATTACCTGCCATGTGCCTCTAACGAAGGGGGGCGCACACCCTACTTATCACTTAGTTGATGACACTTTCTTGCGAAATGCTCAGCAACGACCTTGGCTCATCAACGCTTGTCGTGGATCCGTCGTCGACACCCCCGCACTAGTACGCGCCCTTGACGACAAAGCGGTCGCAGGAGCTGTGATCGACTGCTGGGAGGGTGAGCCACACATAGCACAGCCGCTACTGGATCGAGTCTTCATCGGTACACCCCACATTGCGGGCTTCTCAGTGCATGGCAAGGCGCAGGGAGCTGTGCAGAGCCTGCGTCACCTGTGCGATTTCTTCAATCTTAGTGATACTCGCATAGCACTGGCGCACCCTCGTCCCGTGGCGGAGCCATACATAGACCTCTCGGGGTGCGAACCGTGGCAGATACCTTGGCGTGCGATGATCCACACGCTCGACCTGCCGGCTATTATGAAGCGATTGGTAGCTAGTCCCGACACCTTCGAGCAGCAGCGTGTCCACTACCAGCACCCTTACGAGCCACGCGACTACACCGTACGAGGCGTCCCTGCCTCCGTCCGTTCCGCACTCACCGCGCTCGGCTTTTATGAGAGGAGATCGTAA